In Mucilaginibacter sp. KACC 22063, the genomic stretch ACGCCATTGAAACTCCCTTCGGGAAAACAGATAAAATAGTGGGTGGTGCAGCCACTTACGCAAGTTTAGCCGCCTCTTATTTTTATGATAAGGTGAAAATTGTTGCCGTTGTGGGAGACGATTTCCCGGAGAGTGAAATTGCCGATTTTAAAAATCACCATATAGATACCGAAGGCTTGCAGATCAAAGCCGGAGAAAAATCATTTTTCTGGAGCGGGAAGTACCATAACGACATGAACAGCCGCGATACGCTGGTGACCGAGCTAAACGTATTGGCCGATTTCGACCCTATCGTTCCCGAAAGTTACCAGGATTGCCAATACCTGATGCTGGGCAACCTTACCCCGCAAGTACAGCAAACGGTGATTAAGCGTATGCATAACCGCCCTAAGCTTATTGTAATGGACACCATGAACTTCTGGATGGATATTGCATTAAACGATTTGCTGGACACCCTGAAAATGATCGACGTTTTAACTATTAATGATGCCGAGGCCCGCCAGCTTTCGGGCGAATATTCATTGGTTAAAGCGGCTAACAAGATCCTTACCATGGGCCCTAAATACCTGATCATTAAAAAAGGCGAACACGGTGCCTTGTTATTTGGCGAAGGCAAAATCTTCTCTGCGCCTGCCCTTCCGCTTGCCGAAGTATTTGACCCAACCGGTGCAGGCGACACATTTGCAGGCGGCTTTATCGGTTATATGGCTAAAGCTGGCGAGGTCAACTTCGACAACATGAAAAATGCCATCATTTATGGCTCGGCCCTGGCATCATTCTGCGTTGAAAAATTCGGTACCGAAAAAATTAAAAATCTTACCGACGAAGAGGTAAATGCACGCGTTCAGGAGTTTGTGCACCTGTCAAAATTTGAGATCACTGCCTAAATTCAATTTTAACAATACTTAACGCCTGTTTATAACGTTAAACAGGCGTTTTTCATTTATTTTTGCAGCGCATCTGCTTGTATGGCTACAACACTATCCCCGGTAAAACAAAACCCCGAAAAACTGATCTGGCTTTTTCTGCTGGGATGGACTTTACTAAACGCTGTACAGGCAGCCACACTGGGCCTTCACTCAGACGAAGCATATTACTGGCTTTATTCACGTTTTTTAGATTGGGGCTATTATGACCACCCACCGATGGTGGCCGTTTTTATACGCATAGGTTATTCGCTTTTTGCTAACGAATTCGGGCTGCGGCTGATCACAATTTTAAGCAGTACCGTTGCGCTCCGTGTGTTGTGGCTCACTATCCGCAATTACAACCCCGATGCCAGGTGGTTTATACTTGTTGCAGGCGGCACATTTATTTTTCACATCTATGGCTTCATTACCACGCCCGATGCACCATTATTCTTCTTTACCATATTATTTTACTACTGCTTTCAGCGATACCTTAAAGAAGATAAGTGGCAAACAGCCATTTTATTAGCCATTATCTTAGCTTGCCTTTTATACAGTAAGTACCATGCAGTGCTGCTCATCGGCTTTACGGTTGCGGCAAATATCAAACTGCTTAAACGCGGCACTTTCTGGCTGATACCGGCAATCACAGCCACTCTTTATATCCCACATATTTACTGGCAGATCAGTCATGGCTATCCATCGGTTAATTACCACCTTTTCGAGCGGTCATCCGAGGTTTACGACTTTGCCCATACCTATCTGTTTATTCCGGGGCAGTTGCTAATGGCAGGGCCGCTTATTGGCTGGTTGTTTTTTTACCTTTTAGGCCGCGTTAAAATCAAGGATGCCTTTATCCGTACCTTATTGGTTAACTGTGTAGGCACGCTGATCTTTTTCCTGATCAATACGCTTAAGGGCAACGTACAACCGCATTGGACACTTATTGCCTTTGCACCTTTAGCCATGCTGGTGCTGATCTATTTTAACCAGAAACCGGCCATACCTGCATGGTATCAGAAACTGGCTGTAGCCAACCTGGTGTTTGTTGTTTTGATACGCCTGCTGCTCATTAGTAACCTGCCTTTTGTTACCAAATTAGGCGCGGTAAAAAGCTTTTATAATTACGACAAATGGGCAAAGGAAATTAAGCAAAAGGCAGGCGACGCTTATGTCATCTTCCCGAATAGCTTTCAGGATCCATCAAAATACAGCTTTTACACCCATACCATCAAGGGCTTTAGCTATGATTCCCGCTTTTACCGGCGCACACAATTTGATATCTGGCCGCTTGAAGATAGCCTGCAAAACAAGCGTACCTTTTATTTGGAAACCAAGCCTTCTATAAAACTAAAAACAGATTCCATTTTTACACCACAGGGAAAGTTTTACCTGGTACAAATAGATAGCACACGCACTTATCAACGTATAAAAATTGAAAGCGATCAGTACAAGGTGAGCGCAGCACCGGGACAGCAGCATGTTTTCTACTTAAAGGTGACTAACCCCACAGAACGTGCGGTTGATTTCAGCAATAAGAACAAATTGCATGAGCTGGTTTTAGGCGCTTGTTTTATGCAGGATGATGCACAGCCTTTTGCGCAGCGTGCCGATACCTCTTTTTACAGCATTAAGTTACAGCCGCATCAATCTGCTAACTATACATTTACAGTAAAAACACCGCCGCAAAAAGGGCATTACGATTTAATATTTTCTTTAAGGACCACTCCTTTCCAGGGAGGGCACAATAGCCGTATCATTAATTTTACCGTTGAATAGATGAACAAAAAATTCTACCTCTTACTCAGTTTTTGCCTTATTACCAGCATTAGCTCGTTTGCACAAGGCAGCCTTGATATCCATTTTAATGGCTTTGGCTTTTTAGATAACCGCGAATACAAGGCTTTCATTCCCCGCTCGCGTACCTATTCGGGTGCACGTACAGCACTTGATCTTGGTTTAAACCTTGATAGCCTTAACCATTTTGTGGTAGGTGTTAACGGTATACACGAGTTTGGTGCTAAGCCGTACTTTTTAAAGGTTGATCCGGTTGCTTATTACAAATTTGAAAGCCATAGCTGGTTATTTAGTGCCGGTATGTTCCCGCGTGCAGGCTTGATAGACAACTTTCCGCGAGCTATGCTAAATGATACGCTGATGTACTATCGGCCAAATATCGAAGGATTATTAGCCCGCTATCAGAATGCGCATATCAGCTTTACAGGCTTTTTAGATTGGGTAAGCCGCCAAACAGCTACCGATCGCGAGCAGTTTATCTTTGGCCAATCCATGAAATATACGCCTTCAGTAAATGGCGATTTTTATATCAAAGATTATTTTATGATGCTGCATGATGCAGGCCCGGCAGTATCCATCCCTAACGATCATATACGCGATAATGGCGCTGCACAGGTACGCCTGGGGCTCGACTTAACCAAGCACACCTCGCTCGACTCTTTATCGTTCGAGGCTGGTGGAATGCTTTCACTGGAGCGCACACGTGAAAATGACGGCGGAGGCTTTAAAACTCCGAAAGGCTTTGTGGCAAGCGCATACTTAGGTTATCGCCGTTTTGCATTTTTTGATGAGTTTTATGCAGGTCAGGGCCACATGGTTACTTATGGCGACTCTTATTACGAAAAGAAAATGTATAACAGGTTAGACATCATATACACGCCTTTCCTGTTCCACAACATTAAAGGGCAATTCATTTTAAGCCTTCACTTTTCACCCGGTCAGTTTAATGACAACCAGGAAGCTTTCAGGATAACGTATGACCTTGGAAGAAAAAAACTGGTAAAATGGAATGATAATTAAGTTCTGAGTTACGGGTGTCTGAGGTGCGAGATGATAAGTAATTTTGAGTTAGTGAATGAGTGAATTATAGATAATTTATTTATAACTCACTCATTTTAATATTAATCACTCTGATCTCTTATTATTCATAACCCACTAATTCAACAACTCATAATTATATTTTGTGTACGCTTCCGCTGCCGGTTGCTGATGAGGAAACGTTTTTTGCACTGCCTGTATATCGTATATCACCAGAGCCGGTTACAGATGCATCTACTGTATTATTGGCATTAACCGTAGCATCGCCTGAACCTGTGATATGCACTCTTGTAATTGAGGTAACAAGGTCGCGTCCGCTAAAATCGCCAGACCCGCTTATACGTACAGCTGAGGTTTCTGCACGGCCGCTTAATTTCATATCACCAGATCCTGTTACGGTGCATTCCAAATCTTTTGTTTGTAAACGTCCGGTCATATCTCCCGAGCCTGATACACGCAAACGCAAAGAATTGGTTGTAATACCGTCTTTAAAAGACATATCTCCCGAGCCACTAACAGTTAGGCTGTTTAGCTGCTTGGCAGAAATATATACCGCTATTTTTTTGTGACCGCCAAACAGGTCGCCTAAGTTCCAGTCCCAATCACCTTTAGAGTAAATGTTTAATACACCATCTTTTACTTCTGTTTTAATGCGGTTAATTACATTAGACGGTGCTTCTACCCTTACAGACTCTGTATTACCTTGTGTAATATAAACATCGGCAGAGCAGCTAAGCGTTACACCGTTAAAGCCTGTTATGCTGCGCACCTGGCTATCGGCAAATGCAGTATTAATGCCTGTAATAAATAAAAAGGCAAATAAGATTGTGGTCAGTGATTTCATGGTCAAGTCTTGTTTAGGGATTAGACGCACTTATCCACCAAAAGGTTACAT encodes the following:
- a CDS encoding PfkB family carbohydrate kinase; the protein is MSLVVIGTVAFDAIETPFGKTDKIVGGAATYASLAASYFYDKVKIVAVVGDDFPESEIADFKNHHIDTEGLQIKAGEKSFFWSGKYHNDMNSRDTLVTELNVLADFDPIVPESYQDCQYLMLGNLTPQVQQTVIKRMHNRPKLIVMDTMNFWMDIALNDLLDTLKMIDVLTINDAEARQLSGEYSLVKAANKILTMGPKYLIIKKGEHGALLFGEGKIFSAPALPLAEVFDPTGAGDTFAGGFIGYMAKAGEVNFDNMKNAIIYGSALASFCVEKFGTEKIKNLTDEEVNARVQEFVHLSKFEITA
- a CDS encoding glycosyltransferase family 39 protein; translated protein: MATTLSPVKQNPEKLIWLFLLGWTLLNAVQAATLGLHSDEAYYWLYSRFLDWGYYDHPPMVAVFIRIGYSLFANEFGLRLITILSSTVALRVLWLTIRNYNPDARWFILVAGGTFIFHIYGFITTPDAPLFFFTILFYYCFQRYLKEDKWQTAILLAIILACLLYSKYHAVLLIGFTVAANIKLLKRGTFWLIPAITATLYIPHIYWQISHGYPSVNYHLFERSSEVYDFAHTYLFIPGQLLMAGPLIGWLFFYLLGRVKIKDAFIRTLLVNCVGTLIFFLINTLKGNVQPHWTLIAFAPLAMLVLIYFNQKPAIPAWYQKLAVANLVFVVLIRLLLISNLPFVTKLGAVKSFYNYDKWAKEIKQKAGDAYVIFPNSFQDPSKYSFYTHTIKGFSYDSRFYRRTQFDIWPLEDSLQNKRTFYLETKPSIKLKTDSIFTPQGKFYLVQIDSTRTYQRIKIESDQYKVSAAPGQQHVFYLKVTNPTERAVDFSNKNKLHELVLGACFMQDDAQPFAQRADTSFYSIKLQPHQSANYTFTVKTPPQKGHYDLIFSLRTTPFQGGHNSRIINFTVE
- a CDS encoding head GIN domain-containing protein, whose translation is MKSLTTILFAFLFITGINTAFADSQVRSITGFNGVTLSCSADVYITQGNTESVRVEAPSNVINRIKTEVKDGVLNIYSKGDWDWNLGDLFGGHKKIAVYISAKQLNSLTVSGSGDMSFKDGITTNSLRLRVSGSGDMTGRLQTKDLECTVTGSGDMKLSGRAETSAVRISGSGDFSGRDLVTSITRVHITGSGDATVNANNTVDASVTGSGDIRYTGSAKNVSSSATGSGSVHKI